One genomic region from Macrobrachium rosenbergii isolate ZJJX-2024 chromosome 1, ASM4041242v1, whole genome shotgun sequence encodes:
- the LOC136826800 gene encoding uncharacterized protein has product MASLLPLLFFLTSVYFGPGISLEIQNLKLLGGKGEYIEMGTGAKYTLSCTYRSGYDEPVAYVTWYLYGRKVYEWTTATDDISVSGVLLSRVDPSPDEEPGSLHFTKPDYLLAGNYTCQVSSSQGSVQKTYFLHVVDVSPMPFETSVQILKDVEEAAATEDNKYIAYDVDSPSSTDMPEISFEDSQCTLVWSFKSPAIFPKPNVTCGYYSFNHDEVVEYLPAGLTMHKFMNGSWQAYFHGTKVQVMNIPVDHRLGCSIKIPGTSYREVIMSEDDFSVDHLIDSGGCPSLELLTMQKGLLMDHGSATVNCRGNILSDNREAPAIVKLSCPYNHNAIFNDGTMESNWWTKLSCYEYDQLWRSYQEGGAEGELINVEELPECDRSIGASNSIQSSKLLLTSLTLLLFVACPLLNH; this is encoded by the exons gaATCAGCCTGGAAATCCAGAACCTGAAGCTCCTCGGCGGGAAGGGAGAGTACATCGAGATGGGCACCGGTGCTAAGTACACCCTGAGCTGCACGTACCGTTCTGGGTACGACGAGCCCGTGGCGTATGTGACCTGGTACCTCTACGGTAGGAAGGTGTACGAGTGGACCACCGCTACCGATGATATCTCCG TGTCTGGCGTTCTCCTGAGCCGAGTGGACCCGTCACCAGACGAGGAACCGGGAAGCCTCCACTTCACCAAGCCAGACTATCTTTTGGCGGGAAACTACACTTGCCAAGTTTCCTCTTCCCAGGGGTCGGTTCAGAAGACATACTTTTTACACGTTGTTG ACGTATCCCCGATGCCATTCGAGACCAGCGTCCAGATCCTGAAGGACGTGGAGGAGGCAGCGGCCACGGAGGACAACAAATACATCGCCTACGACGTGGACAGCCCTTCCTCGACGGACATGCCCGAGATCTCCTTCGAGGACAGCCAGTGCACCTTGGTGTGGAGCTTCAAGAGCCCCGCCATCTTCCCCAAGCCGAATGTGACCTGCGGTTACTATTCCTTTAACCACGACGAGGTCGTCGAGTACCTCCCCGCAGGGCTCACCATGCACAAGTTCATGAACGGGTCGTGGCAGGCCTATTTCCACGGGACCAAAGTGcag GTGATGAACATCCCAGTGGACCACCGCCTCGGCTGCAGCATCAAGATCCCAGGGACCTCCTACAGGGAGGTCATTATGTCTGAGGACGACTTCAGCGTGGACCACTTGA ttgACTCGGGAGGCTGCCCCAGCCTGGAACTCCTGACGATGCAGAAGGGATTGCTGATGGACCACGGATCGGCAACCGTCAACTGCAGAGGAAACATTTTATCCGACAACAGAGAGGCTCCTGCCATTGTCAAACTCAG TTGCCCTTACAACCACAACGCCATTTTCAATGACGGAACCATGGAATCGAATTGGTGGACCAAACTCTCCTGCTACGAGTACGACCAGCTCTGGCGGAGTTACCAGGAAGGAGGCGCAGAAGGGGAGCTCATCAATGTCGAAGAACTGCCTGAATGTG ACCGCAGCATAGGCGCCTCCAACAGCATCCAAAGCAGCAAGCTCCTCTTGACGTCCCTAACGCTGCTGCTCTTCGTGGCTTGCCCGCTCCTGAACCACTGA
- the wal gene encoding electron transfer flavoprotein subunit alpha, mitochondrial, translated as MFAVAKNSVRFCQAAARRLQSTLVIAEHDNNALTPITLSAITAAKKLGGEVSCLVAGSGCGNVVGEVSKVAGISKVLVAESDAFAGFLPERLAPLVLATQKQFNYTHIVAGASATGKSILPRVAAKLDVAPISDVIEIKDADTFVRSVYAGNAILTLKSKDAVKVITVRGTSFEAAAAEGGSASSDAVAAGDLPLDVSSFIGQELSKSDRPELTAAKTVVSGGRGMKSGDNFQLLYTLADKLNAAVGASRAAVDAGFVPNDMQVGQTGKIVAPELYIAVGISGAIQHLAGMKDSKTIVAINKDPEAPIFQVADFGLVADLFKAIPEMNDKL; from the exons ATGTTCGCAGTCGCCAAAAATTCCGTTCGCTTTTGCCAG GCTGCTGCTCGTCGTCTTCAGTCAACTTTGGTTATAGCCGAGCATGACAATAATGCTCTGACTCCTATTACCCTCAGTGCAATTACAGCTGCAAAGAAACTAGGTGGTGAAGTGTCATGCTTGGTGGCTGGTAGCGGTTGTGGAAAT GTGGTAGGTGAAGTTTCAAAAGTGGCTGGAATTAGCAAAGTTCTTGTTGCTGAGTCAGATGCTTTCGCTGGTTTTCTTCCTGAGCGACTTGCTCCATTGGTACTTGCTACTCAAAAGCAGTTCAACTACACACACATTGTGG CTGGTGCATCTGCAACAGGGAAATCTATATTGCCCAGAGTTGCCGCCAAGTTAGACGTTGCTCCAATCAGTGACGTTATTGAGATTAAAGATGCGGATACCTTTGTTCGCTCAGTTTATGCTGGCAATGCTATCCTTACATTGAAGAGTAAGGATGCCGTGAAG GTAATAACAGTCCGTGGCACCAGCTTTGAAGCAGCTGCAGCAGAAGGTGGCAGTGCCTCAAGTGACGCTGTAGCTGCTGGTGACTTGCCCCTTGATGTCTCAAGCTTTATCGGTCAGGAATTATCAAAGTCAGACCGCCCTGAATTGACTGCTGCAAAG ACAGTTGTGAGTGGAGGCAGAGGAATGAAGAGTGGAGATAACTTCCAGCTCTTGTATACACTGGCTGACAAACTCAATGCTGCTGTTGGAGCTTCCCGTGCTGCTGTAGATGCTGGATTTGTCCCAAATGACATGCAG GTTGGGCAGACTGGAAAGATTGTGGCTCCAGAGCTGTACATCGCTGTTGGTATTAGTGGAGCAATTCAACATTTAGCTGGAATGAAGGACTCCAAGACCATTGTAGCCATTAACAAGGATCCAGAAGCACCTATTTTCCAG